From the genome of Sphingomonas sp. HMP6, one region includes:
- a CDS encoding FliH/SctL family protein yields MNPGYTMDSSFHIKPFAFDRVFAMQKGAQVPNAADNIETIIVLRAEIDLLKAQLETATAVARADGFEGGLAQARNETAAAMLAATDALHASIEAVEQEFEEIERRTSRAAADVALAAADGLAARALAADPALAIDDAIGRVLTQVARGQELQIRVHPALIEATEALIAGRQSRDRRRLSLTVIADDTLAIGDALISWEQGGLTLDAAARRAAILTELGLDEAGRDQNAA; encoded by the coding sequence ATGAACCCGGGATATACGATGGACTCGTCCTTCCACATCAAACCGTTCGCCTTCGACCGCGTCTTCGCCATGCAAAAGGGCGCGCAGGTGCCGAACGCGGCGGACAATATCGAAACGATCATCGTGCTGCGCGCCGAGATCGACCTGCTGAAGGCGCAGCTCGAAACCGCCACCGCCGTGGCACGCGCCGACGGCTTCGAAGGCGGTCTCGCCCAGGCCCGCAACGAGACCGCCGCGGCAATGCTCGCCGCGACCGATGCGCTGCACGCCTCGATCGAGGCGGTCGAACAGGAATTCGAGGAAATCGAACGGCGAACCTCGCGCGCTGCGGCCGACGTGGCGCTTGCCGCCGCCGATGGATTGGCCGCGCGCGCCCTGGCCGCCGACCCCGCGCTCGCGATTGACGACGCGATCGGGCGCGTGCTCACGCAAGTGGCGCGCGGTCAGGAACTGCAGATTCGCGTCCACCCCGCGCTGATCGAAGCGACCGAGGCGCTGATCGCCGGACGGCAGAGCCGCGACCGGCGCCGCCTGTCGCTGACCGTCATCGCCGACGATACGCTGGCGATCGGCGATGCGTTGATCTCATGGGAGCAAGGCGGCTTGACCCTCGATGCCGCCGCGCGGCGTGCCGCGATCCTGACCGAGCTTGGCCTGGACGAGGCAGGCCGGGACCAAAACGCCGCTTGA
- the fliF gene encoding flagellar basal-body MS-ring/collar protein FliF, whose translation MIMGGVAIALLGVLAAVAMRGGSSEMGYLYTDLDPSVAQSMTAKLTAQNVPFQLSPDGSAILAPKEKLPELRMAMAADKLSGKVGYDVLDAEQPFGVSSSRARMNETRAIEGELEKSLQSLDSVDRARVHIVMPERAMFATESRKATASVTLKTRGKLPATAVQAIRYLVSSSVPELSPDQVSIVDQTGALLARAGEADDGGAAQADDRQTGIENRLRGQIEGMLEPIVGAGKVRAEVSAQVARDQTREESNVFDPDKQVIGHQVTVESGDQSNESGATAPGASVGAQLPENKGAPPAAGGTGDSRKSARNETSEDTTFENSQTRTVTVRAPGKLTRLTVAVMVDGGKKGLPAPEIARLTRLVQNAVGFDAARGDSVVVENMTFAAVDPFADAKGSWFSWVSMDQVFSLLKLIVIAGVGLIALRMLRPKVTPGQLAEEARQLTAQTAEAQALATRAAEGDPQALLQIEAMREAGDDTSLLDQEIALAQVDGRIKLSSLKKIGDSINGSPAEAASVIRQWMNS comes from the coding sequence ATGATCATGGGCGGCGTCGCCATCGCCTTGCTCGGCGTTCTGGCAGCGGTCGCGATGCGCGGCGGATCGAGCGAGATGGGGTATCTTTATACCGATCTCGATCCTTCGGTCGCGCAGTCGATGACTGCCAAACTGACCGCGCAGAACGTGCCGTTCCAGCTTTCCCCCGATGGCAGCGCGATTTTGGCACCCAAGGAAAAGCTGCCCGAATTGCGGATGGCGATGGCCGCCGACAAATTGAGCGGCAAGGTCGGGTACGATGTACTCGACGCCGAGCAACCCTTCGGCGTTTCCTCCTCGCGCGCGCGCATGAACGAGACGCGCGCGATCGAGGGCGAACTCGAAAAGTCGCTGCAAAGCCTCGACAGTGTCGACCGCGCGCGCGTCCATATCGTGATGCCCGAACGCGCGATGTTCGCCACCGAATCGCGCAAGGCCACCGCGTCGGTCACGCTCAAGACACGCGGGAAACTGCCCGCAACGGCGGTGCAGGCGATCCGCTATCTGGTATCCTCCTCCGTCCCCGAACTGTCCCCCGATCAGGTCTCGATCGTCGATCAGACCGGCGCGCTGCTCGCGCGGGCGGGCGAGGCCGACGACGGGGGTGCCGCCCAAGCCGACGACCGCCAAACGGGTATCGAAAACCGGCTACGTGGGCAGATCGAAGGTATGCTCGAGCCGATCGTCGGCGCGGGCAAGGTGCGCGCCGAGGTTTCCGCCCAGGTCGCGCGCGATCAGACGCGCGAGGAAAGCAACGTCTTCGATCCCGACAAGCAAGTGATCGGGCATCAGGTTACCGTCGAAAGCGGCGACCAGAGTAATGAGAGCGGAGCGACCGCCCCCGGTGCCTCGGTTGGCGCGCAGCTTCCCGAAAACAAGGGTGCTCCGCCCGCTGCGGGTGGCACCGGCGACAGCCGCAAATCGGCGCGCAACGAGACGTCCGAGGACACGACCTTCGAGAACAGCCAGACGCGCACCGTAACCGTCCGCGCGCCCGGCAAGCTCACCCGGTTGACCGTCGCAGTGATGGTCGATGGCGGCAAGAAGGGTCTGCCCGCACCCGAGATCGCGCGGCTGACGCGGCTTGTCCAGAATGCCGTCGGGTTCGACGCGGCGCGCGGCGACAGCGTGGTGGTCGAGAACATGACCTTCGCCGCGGTCGACCCGTTCGCCGATGCCAAGGGCAGCTGGTTCTCCTGGGTTTCGATGGATCAGGTGTTCAGCCTGCTCAAGTTGATCGTAATCGCGGGCGTCGGGCTGATCGCGCTCCGAATGCTGCGCCCCAAGGTCACGCCCGGGCAACTCGCCGAAGAAGCGCGACAGCTGACGGCGCAGACCGCCGAGGCGCAGGCCCTCGCCACGCGCGCGGCGGAAGGCGATCCCCAAGCGCTGCTGCAGATCGAGGCGATGCGCGAGGCAGGCGACGATACCTCGCTGCTCGATCAGGAAATCGCGCTCGCCCAGGTCGACGGACGCATCAAGCTCTCGTCGCTCAAGAAGATCGGTGACTCGATCAACGGCAGTCCGGCTGAGGCCGCGTCGGTGATCCGGCAATGGATGAACTCATGA
- the fliN gene encoding flagellar motor switch protein FliN, protein MDSDQRDMIIASETGPDDFPPLEDFGSAAPAGNAAASAPTSLEAIYDVPVKVQAVLGRSRIAIGALMQMKAGAVIELDRRVGEPVDIFVNNRLIARGEVVMIDNSLGVTLTEIVRQER, encoded by the coding sequence ATGGACAGCGATCAGCGCGACATGATCATCGCAAGCGAAACCGGGCCGGATGACTTTCCGCCGCTTGAAGATTTTGGCAGCGCGGCCCCCGCCGGAAACGCAGCCGCAAGCGCGCCGACGAGCCTTGAGGCGATCTATGACGTGCCGGTCAAGGTACAGGCGGTGCTTGGCCGATCGCGCATCGCGATCGGCGCGCTGATGCAGATGAAGGCAGGCGCGGTGATCGAGCTCGATCGGCGCGTCGGCGAACCGGTCGACATCTTCGTCAACAATCGCCTGATCGCGCGCGGCGAAGTGGTGATGATCGACAATTCGCTCGGCGTGACGCTGACCGAAATCGTCCGTCAGGAGCGCTGA
- a CDS encoding sigma-54-dependent transcriptional regulator, whose translation MARESGAHVTLADNAAMALQILRDDGGDIVMIDIDQDVARFIAQLRSERIAVPVLACGIDAAADRAVAAIRAGARDYVPLPPQADLIAAAILSVSQNVTRIVGDDPALGRAMALGLAMAHSSAPMLIVGESGCGKELFARAMHDASGRRGRFLVIDCANNSAEILESELFGHAAGAFPGALARRRGRIDEAVDGTVFLRDVEALTPAIQARLLTVLQGTHATRPAADPVAIRARIMASTGVDLDGLVTKGLFQGNLLARLGLVRIALPPLRARVGDIVPMATFFAERFALANDLPPRPFDDAATALLLQHQWPGNVRELEDTVHRAVLLNRDAHISADALVTADGSALGSPTAAAPHADSAAFVGRTVDDMERDLILHTLRHCRGNRTLASTILGISVRTMRNKLKTFIEAGIPVLPAS comes from the coding sequence ATGGCACGCGAAAGCGGCGCGCACGTCACGCTTGCGGACAATGCGGCGATGGCGCTGCAAATCCTGCGCGACGATGGTGGTGACATCGTGATGATCGATATCGATCAGGACGTCGCGCGCTTCATCGCGCAACTGCGCTCCGAACGGATCGCGGTGCCGGTGCTCGCGTGCGGGATCGACGCGGCGGCGGACCGCGCGGTCGCGGCGATCCGCGCCGGTGCGCGCGATTACGTGCCCTTGCCGCCGCAAGCAGACCTGATCGCAGCGGCGATCCTGTCGGTGTCGCAGAACGTCACGCGCATCGTCGGCGACGATCCGGCGCTTGGGCGCGCGATGGCGCTCGGGCTGGCGATGGCGCATTCCAGCGCACCGATGCTGATCGTCGGCGAAAGCGGCTGCGGCAAGGAACTCTTCGCCCGCGCGATGCACGATGCGTCGGGCCGGCGCGGCCGTTTCCTGGTCATCGATTGCGCGAACAACAGCGCCGAAATTCTCGAATCCGAATTGTTCGGCCATGCCGCCGGTGCCTTCCCCGGCGCGCTCGCACGGCGGCGCGGACGGATCGATGAAGCGGTCGATGGCACCGTTTTTCTGCGCGACGTGGAGGCGCTCACCCCCGCGATCCAGGCGCGCCTGCTCACGGTCTTGCAAGGAACCCACGCCACCCGCCCCGCCGCCGATCCAGTCGCAATCCGCGCGCGGATCATGGCCAGCACCGGCGTCGATCTCGACGGATTGGTCACCAAAGGCCTGTTCCAGGGCAATCTGCTCGCGCGGCTCGGGTTGGTGCGGATCGCGCTGCCGCCGCTGCGCGCACGCGTCGGCGACATCGTGCCGATGGCGACATTCTTCGCGGAACGCTTCGCGCTCGCCAACGATCTGCCTCCCCGCCCTTTCGATGACGCGGCGACGGCGTTGCTGCTGCAACACCAATGGCCCGGCAATGTCCGTGAGCTGGAGGATACGGTGCACCGCGCCGTCCTGCTCAACCGCGACGCGCACATCTCTGCAGACGCCCTCGTCACCGCCGATGGCTCCGCGCTCGGCTCCCCGACCGCAGCGGCACCGCATGCCGACAGCGCCGCATTCGTCGGTCGCACGGTCGACGATATGGAGCGCGACCTGATCCTGCACACGCTGCGCCATTGCCGCGGCAACCGGACGCTTGCCTCGACGATCCTCGGCATTTCGGTGCGGACGATGCGCAACAAGCTGAAGACCTTCATCGAGGCAGGCATCCCCGTCCTGCCCGCATCGTGA